One Felis catus isolate Fca126 chromosome D1, F.catus_Fca126_mat1.0, whole genome shotgun sequence DNA segment encodes these proteins:
- the FXYD6 gene encoding FXYD domain-containing ion transport regulator 6 isoform X6 yields MEVVLIFLCSLLAPSVLASAEQEKEKDPFHYDYQTLRIGGLVFAVVLFSVGILLILSRRCKCNFNQKPRAPGDEEVQVENLITANATEPQKAEN; encoded by the exons ATGGAGGTGGTGCTGATCTTTCTGTGCAGCCTGCTGGCTCCCAGCGTCCTGGCCAGTG CTgagcaggagaaggaaaaggaccCTTTTCATTATG ACTACCAGACTCTGCGGATCGGGGGACTGGTGTTTGCTGTGGTGCTCTTCTCCGTGGGGATCCTCCTTATCCTGA GTCGCAGATGCAAATGCAATTTCAATCAGAAGCCCCG GGCTCCGGGGGATGAGGAGGTGCAGGTGGAGAACCTCATCACTGCAAATG caacgGAGCCCCAGAAAGCAGAGAACTGA
- the FXYD2 gene encoding sodium/potassium-transporting ATPase subunit gamma isoform X1 — translation MAGLLADDGGNPKGDVDPFYYDYETVRNGGLIFAALAFVVGLIIILSKRLRCGGRKKHRQVNEDEL, via the exons ATGGCAGGGCTGTTGGCGGACGACG GTGGCAACCCCAAAGGGGATGTGGACCCATTCTACTACG ACTACGAGACCGTCCGCAATGGAGGCCTGATCTTTGCTGCCCTGGCCTTTGTCGTGGGGCTCATCATCATCCTCA gCAAAAGACTCCGCTGTGGGGGCAGAAAGAAACACCG gcaagTCAACGAAGATGAGCTGTAA
- the FXYD2 gene encoding sodium/potassium-transporting ATPase subunit gamma isoform X2 yields the protein MDRWYLGGNPKGDVDPFYYDYETVRNGGLIFAALAFVVGLIIILSKRLRCGGRKKHRQVNEDEL from the exons ATGGACAGGTGGTACCTGG GTGGCAACCCCAAAGGGGATGTGGACCCATTCTACTACG ACTACGAGACCGTCCGCAATGGAGGCCTGATCTTTGCTGCCCTGGCCTTTGTCGTGGGGCTCATCATCATCCTCA gCAAAAGACTCCGCTGTGGGGGCAGAAAGAAACACCG gcaagTCAACGAAGATGAGCTGTAA
- the FXYD6 gene encoding FXYD domain-containing ion transport regulator 6 isoform X4, which yields MADAMEVVLIFLCSLLAPSVLASAEQEKEKDPFHYDYQTLRIGGLVFAVVLFSVGILLILSRRCKCNFNQKPRAPGDEEVQVENLITANATEPQKAEN from the exons ACGCCATGGAGGTGGTGCTGATCTTTCTGTGCAGCCTGCTGGCTCCCAGCGTCCTGGCCAGTG CTgagcaggagaaggaaaaggaccCTTTTCATTATG ACTACCAGACTCTGCGGATCGGGGGACTGGTGTTTGCTGTGGTGCTCTTCTCCGTGGGGATCCTCCTTATCCTGA GTCGCAGATGCAAATGCAATTTCAATCAGAAGCCCCG GGCTCCGGGGGATGAGGAGGTGCAGGTGGAGAACCTCATCACTGCAAATG caacgGAGCCCCAGAAAGCAGAGAACTGA
- the FXYD6 gene encoding FXYD domain-containing ion transport regulator 6 isoform X3, whose amino-acid sequence MADAMEVVLIFLCSLLAPSVLASAAEQEKEKDPFHYDYQTLRIGGLVFAVVLFSVGILLILSRRCKCNFNQKPRAPGDEEVQVENLITANATEPQKAEN is encoded by the exons ACGCCATGGAGGTGGTGCTGATCTTTCTGTGCAGCCTGCTGGCTCCCAGCGTCCTGGCCAGTG CAGCTgagcaggagaaggaaaaggaccCTTTTCATTATG ACTACCAGACTCTGCGGATCGGGGGACTGGTGTTTGCTGTGGTGCTCTTCTCCGTGGGGATCCTCCTTATCCTGA GTCGCAGATGCAAATGCAATTTCAATCAGAAGCCCCG GGCTCCGGGGGATGAGGAGGTGCAGGTGGAGAACCTCATCACTGCAAATG caacgGAGCCCCAGAAAGCAGAGAACTGA
- the FXYD6 gene encoding FXYD domain-containing ion transport regulator 6 isoform X5 has protein sequence MEVVLIFLCSLLAPSVLASAAEQEKEKDPFHYDYQTLRIGGLVFAVVLFSVGILLILSRRCKCNFNQKPRAPGDEEVQVENLITANATEPQKAEN, from the exons ATGGAGGTGGTGCTGATCTTTCTGTGCAGCCTGCTGGCTCCCAGCGTCCTGGCCAGTG CAGCTgagcaggagaaggaaaaggaccCTTTTCATTATG ACTACCAGACTCTGCGGATCGGGGGACTGGTGTTTGCTGTGGTGCTCTTCTCCGTGGGGATCCTCCTTATCCTGA GTCGCAGATGCAAATGCAATTTCAATCAGAAGCCCCG GGCTCCGGGGGATGAGGAGGTGCAGGTGGAGAACCTCATCACTGCAAATG caacgGAGCCCCAGAAAGCAGAGAACTGA